In one Bradyrhizobium cosmicum genomic region, the following are encoded:
- a CDS encoding NAD(P)-dependent oxidoreductase — protein MQGVFVDANEALAVIMERLEKPGDPKVRIHRDPDIKPEQYPEILDGAEIAIVDHTALPTEVAKKCAGLKHVVFLGTGARSYMNPEELAELGISVHLIKGYGDTAVAESAIALMWASARVIAMMDREMRAGNWLREDGMQLTGKTLGLIGFGGIAAEVARIASGSGMNVIAWNRSPKRHPGVTFTDLDTVLATSDVVSLHLLLNDETRGMITREKIFAMKPGVILINTARAAVVDEQAMIDALKSGHIRHAGLDVFNIEPLPGDHPLTKLPNVTLSAHSAFRTPEASENLIEAAWIHCRRIVKG, from the coding sequence ATGCAGGGAGTTTTCGTCGACGCCAACGAAGCCCTCGCCGTGATCATGGAGCGGCTGGAGAAGCCCGGCGATCCAAAGGTGCGGATTCACCGGGATCCCGATATCAAGCCCGAGCAATATCCCGAGATCCTCGACGGCGCGGAGATCGCGATCGTCGATCACACCGCGCTGCCGACCGAGGTCGCGAAGAAATGTGCGGGCCTCAAGCACGTCGTGTTCCTCGGCACCGGCGCGCGCAGCTACATGAATCCGGAAGAGCTCGCCGAGCTCGGCATCTCCGTGCATCTGATCAAGGGCTATGGCGACACGGCGGTCGCGGAATCCGCGATCGCGCTGATGTGGGCCTCGGCCCGCGTCATCGCGATGATGGACCGCGAAATGCGCGCCGGCAACTGGCTGCGCGAGGACGGCATGCAGCTCACCGGCAAGACGCTCGGCCTGATCGGCTTCGGCGGCATCGCGGCTGAAGTTGCGCGCATCGCGTCCGGCAGCGGTATGAATGTGATCGCTTGGAACCGTTCGCCGAAGAGGCATCCGGGCGTCACGTTCACCGATCTCGATACGGTGCTGGCGACGAGCGACGTCGTGTCGCTGCATCTGCTGCTCAACGACGAGACGCGCGGCATGATCACGCGCGAGAAGATCTTTGCGATGAAACCGGGCGTCATCCTCATCAACACGGCGCGTGCCGCAGTGGTCGACGAGCAGGCGATGATTGACGCGCTGAAGTCCGGCCACATCCGCCATGCCGGCCTCGACGTCTTCAACATCGAGCCCCTGCCCGGCGATCACCCGCTGACGAAGCTGCCGAACGTGACGCTGTCGGCGCATTCCGCCTTCCGCACGCCGGAAGCCAGCGAGAACCTGATTGAAGCGGCATGGATCCACTGCCGCAGGATCGTGAAAGGATAA
- a CDS encoding amidase translates to MSQDLIRETACTVVDKLRSGDVSPLELLDALEKRIGEVDGKVNALPTLCFDRARDSAKALMQKPAGARGLLAGLPVPIKDLTDVAGVLTTQGSPIFKDSIAAKSDIVVENLEANGAVVYAKSNTPEFGAGANTFNEVFGATLNPWDTSKSAAGSSGGAAVALATGMAWLAQGSDMGGSLRSPAAFCGIAGMRPSIGRVAHTPKSAIDRNLGVLGPMARNVEDLALLLDAMSGDYAADPLSLPAPATSFLSAARSARKPKRIAYSPDLGITPVDPEVKAITRKAAERFAEAGAIVEEAHPDWREAHECFHVLRAFDFAITKANLLRTKRDLLKPEVIWNIEEGLKLTVEQLARAEAQRVDMTARAIEFFKTYDLLLVPTTIVPPFPIEHRYVAECAGKRFDNYVEWLGIVYAITLACCPALSLPCGFTASGLPVGMQVVGAPRADAQVIAGAKVLEDILGVRGTTPIDPRVKN, encoded by the coding sequence TTGTCTCAAGACCTGATCCGCGAAACGGCCTGCACCGTCGTCGACAAGCTGCGCTCCGGCGACGTCTCACCGCTCGAGCTGCTGGATGCGCTGGAGAAGCGCATCGGTGAGGTCGACGGCAAGGTCAACGCGCTGCCGACGCTGTGCTTCGATCGCGCGCGGGACAGCGCCAAGGCATTGATGCAGAAGCCGGCCGGCGCACGCGGGTTGCTCGCGGGCCTCCCGGTGCCGATCAAGGACCTGACCGACGTTGCGGGCGTGCTGACCACGCAGGGCTCGCCGATCTTCAAGGACAGCATCGCCGCGAAGTCCGACATCGTGGTCGAGAACCTCGAGGCCAATGGCGCGGTCGTCTACGCCAAATCAAACACGCCGGAATTCGGCGCCGGGGCCAACACTTTCAACGAAGTGTTCGGCGCCACCCTCAATCCCTGGGATACGTCGAAATCGGCGGCAGGCTCCTCCGGCGGCGCCGCTGTGGCGCTGGCCACCGGCATGGCCTGGCTCGCGCAGGGCTCGGACATGGGCGGCAGCTTGCGCAGCCCGGCGGCTTTCTGCGGCATCGCCGGGATGCGGCCCAGCATCGGCCGGGTCGCACATACGCCGAAATCGGCGATCGACCGCAATCTCGGTGTCCTCGGCCCGATGGCGCGCAACGTCGAGGATCTCGCACTGCTGCTGGATGCCATGAGCGGCGACTACGCGGCCGATCCGCTGTCGCTGCCGGCGCCTGCGACCTCGTTCCTGTCCGCGGCGCGCTCGGCCAGGAAGCCCAAGCGCATCGCCTATTCGCCCGATCTCGGCATCACGCCTGTTGATCCCGAGGTGAAGGCGATCACACGCAAGGCCGCCGAACGCTTCGCGGAAGCCGGCGCCATCGTCGAGGAGGCACATCCGGATTGGCGCGAGGCGCATGAATGCTTCCACGTGCTTCGTGCCTTCGATTTCGCGATCACCAAGGCCAATCTGCTGCGGACCAAGCGCGACCTGCTCAAGCCCGAGGTGATCTGGAACATCGAAGAAGGCCTCAAGCTCACCGTCGAGCAGCTCGCGCGTGCCGAAGCCCAGCGCGTCGACATGACCGCGCGCGCGATCGAGTTCTTCAAGACCTACGATCTGCTGCTGGTGCCGACGACGATCGTGCCGCCCTTCCCGATCGAGCACCGCTACGTCGCCGAATGCGCCGGCAAGCGGTTCGACAATTACGTCGAATGGCTCGGCATCGTCTACGCCATCACGCTGGCCTGCTGTCCCGCGCTGTCGCTGCCCTGCGGTTTCACCGCCTCGGGCCTGCCGGTCGGCATGCAGGTGGTCGGCGCGCCGCGCGCGGATGCGCAAGTCATAGCCGGCGCTAAGGTGCTGGAGGATATTCTGGGCGTGCGCGGCACGACGCCGATCGATCCGCGGGTGAAGAATTAG
- a CDS encoding SDR family oxidoreductase, which produces MDLHLRGKRVLITGASKGIGAAAAEAFAEEGAHLLLAARSGDALKALADRLRSAHQIDAAMSVVDLRKPEDVARLAREASDIDVLVNNAGDIPGGSIDKIDEEAWRHAWELKVFGYINLTRHIYAQMKAKGGGVIVNDIGAAGEKFDANYICGSAGNAALMAFTRALGGKSLADNIRVVGINPGPVGTDRHVSLLKTRAKHQFGDESRYKEFQKSLPLGRPAHAREIGDLMAFLASDRAGYTSGVIYTVDGGISAGWG; this is translated from the coding sequence ATGGATCTGCATCTGCGTGGCAAGCGTGTCCTGATCACGGGCGCCTCCAAGGGCATCGGCGCAGCCGCCGCCGAGGCGTTCGCCGAGGAAGGCGCTCACCTCCTGCTTGCTGCCCGCAGCGGCGACGCGCTCAAGGCGCTGGCCGACCGCCTGCGCTCGGCACACCAGATTGACGCGGCGATGAGCGTCGTGGACTTGCGCAAACCCGAGGACGTGGCGCGACTCGCCAGGGAGGCTTCCGACATCGACGTGCTCGTCAACAACGCCGGCGACATCCCCGGCGGCTCCATCGACAAGATCGACGAGGAGGCCTGGCGGCACGCCTGGGAATTGAAAGTGTTCGGCTATATCAACCTCACGCGGCACATCTACGCGCAGATGAAGGCCAAGGGCGGCGGCGTGATCGTCAACGACATCGGGGCAGCCGGCGAGAAATTCGACGCCAACTACATCTGCGGCAGCGCCGGCAATGCCGCGCTGATGGCGTTCACCCGCGCCCTCGGCGGCAAGAGCCTTGCCGACAACATCCGCGTGGTCGGCATCAATCCCGGCCCTGTTGGTACCGACCGCCACGTCAGCCTGCTCAAGACGCGTGCAAAGCACCAGTTCGGCGACGAGAGCCGCTACAAGGAATTCCAGAAGAGCCTGCCGCTCGGCCGCCCCGCGCATGCGCGCGAGATCGGCGATCTGATGGCGTTCCTGGCGTCGGATCGCGCCGGCTATACATCCGGGGTCATCTACACGGTGGATGGCGGCATCAGCGCAGGCTGGGGTTAG
- a CDS encoding LysR family transcriptional regulator: MLDFRSIETFLWVVKLGSFRGAAARLNTTQPAISQRIAQLEREMGVKLLNRDHRVASPTPSGRQMMVYAEKLIGLRAAMVAEVGDRSAMRGVMRLGVAETIVHTWLPRLVKSMNEVYPNLSLEIEVDITPNLTARLLAQEIELAFVVGPLSASGVHNRLLADYPIGFLASPSLGLGKGRVTPAELARFPIITFPRKTKPYEVVREVFDRPELPPIRLHASASLATVIHMAVEGLGIAVIPDAIVENELADGRLQLLDTDLAIAPLTFTASWLASPDVVAVERVAELARQIAQSSLAVDEPALARH; the protein is encoded by the coding sequence ATGCTGGACTTCAGGTCGATCGAGACATTCCTATGGGTTGTGAAGCTCGGGAGCTTTCGCGGCGCCGCAGCACGGCTCAATACCACCCAGCCGGCAATCTCCCAGCGCATCGCCCAGCTCGAGCGCGAGATGGGCGTCAAGCTCCTCAACCGCGACCATCGCGTCGCCTCGCCGACACCGAGCGGCCGGCAGATGATGGTCTATGCCGAAAAGCTGATCGGCCTGCGTGCCGCGATGGTGGCCGAGGTCGGCGACCGCTCCGCGATGCGCGGCGTGATGCGGCTCGGCGTCGCCGAGACCATCGTGCACACCTGGCTGCCGCGCCTGGTGAAGAGCATGAACGAGGTCTATCCGAACCTGTCGCTGGAGATCGAGGTCGACATCACGCCGAACCTCACCGCCCGCCTGCTCGCGCAGGAAATCGAGCTGGCCTTCGTCGTGGGACCGCTGTCGGCCTCCGGCGTGCATAATCGCCTGCTCGCCGATTATCCGATCGGCTTCCTTGCGAGCCCCTCGCTCGGGCTCGGCAAGGGCCGGGTCACGCCGGCGGAGCTCGCGCGGTTTCCGATCATCACCTTTCCGCGCAAGACCAAGCCTTACGAGGTCGTGCGCGAGGTGTTCGACCGGCCGGAACTGCCACCGATCCGCCTGCATGCCTCGGCGTCGCTCGCCACCGTCATCCACATGGCCGTCGAAGGGCTCGGTATCGCCGTGATCCCCGATGCCATTGTCGAGAACGAGCTCGCCGATGGGCGGTTGCAACTGCTCGACACCGATCTCGCAATCGCACCGCTGACATTCACCGCAAGCTGGCTCGCCTCGCCCGACGTCGTCGCGGTGGAGCGCGTCGCCGAGCTCGCACGGCAGATTGCGCAGAGCAGCCTCGCGGTTGACGAGCCCGCGCTGGCGCGTCATTGA
- a CDS encoding tartrate dehydrogenase translates to MSKKQYRIAVIPGDGIGKEVMPEGLRVLEAAAKKHGVSLHFDHFDFSSWDYYEKHGQMMPDDWKEKIGKHDAIYFGAVGWPAKIPDHVSLWGSLIKFRREFDQYVNLRPVRLMPGVPSPLAGRKPGDIDFWVVRENTEGEYSSVGGRMFPDTDREFVTQQTVMTRVGVDRILKFAFELAQSRPKKHLTSATKSNGISITMPYWDERVEAMAKKYPGVKWDKYHIDILTANFVLHPDWFDVVVGSNLFGDILSDLGPACTGTIGIAPSGNINPEGNFPSVFEPVHGSAPDIAGQGIANPIGAIWSGAMMLEHLGEKVAGKSIVDAIERTLAERTLRTKDLGGNADTTACGKAVAEMVD, encoded by the coding sequence ATGAGCAAGAAGCAATACCGGATCGCAGTCATTCCCGGCGACGGCATCGGCAAGGAAGTGATGCCGGAGGGCCTGCGCGTTTTGGAGGCGGCGGCAAAGAAGCATGGGGTGTCCCTGCATTTCGACCATTTCGACTTCTCGTCCTGGGACTATTACGAGAAGCACGGCCAGATGATGCCGGACGACTGGAAGGAGAAGATCGGCAAGCACGATGCGATCTATTTCGGCGCGGTCGGCTGGCCGGCGAAAATCCCCGACCATGTCTCGCTGTGGGGTTCGCTGATCAAATTCCGCCGCGAGTTCGATCAGTATGTGAATCTGCGCCCGGTGCGGCTGATGCCCGGCGTGCCGTCACCGCTGGCGGGCCGCAAGCCGGGCGATATCGACTTTTGGGTGGTGCGCGAAAACACCGAAGGCGAGTATTCGTCCGTCGGCGGCCGCATGTTCCCGGACACCGACCGTGAGTTCGTCACCCAGCAGACCGTGATGACCCGCGTGGGCGTCGACCGCATCCTGAAGTTCGCCTTTGAGCTCGCGCAGTCGCGGCCGAAGAAGCACTTGACATCGGCCACCAAGTCGAACGGCATCTCCATCACCATGCCCTATTGGGACGAGCGCGTGGAGGCGATGGCGAAGAAGTACCCAGGCGTGAAGTGGGACAAGTACCACATCGACATTCTCACCGCGAACTTCGTGCTGCATCCGGACTGGTTCGATGTCGTGGTCGGCTCGAACCTGTTCGGCGATATCCTCTCCGATCTCGGTCCTGCCTGCACCGGCACCATCGGCATCGCGCCCTCCGGCAACATCAACCCCGAAGGCAATTTCCCGTCGGTGTTCGAGCCGGTGCACGGCTCGGCGCCTGACATAGCAGGGCAGGGCATCGCCAACCCGATCGGTGCGATCTGGTCGGGCGCGATGATGCTCGAGCATCTCGGCGAGAAGGTCGCTGGCAAATCGATCGTGGACGCGATCGAGCGCACGCTCGCCGAACGCACGCTCCGCACGAAGGACCTCGGCGGCAACGCCGACACGACGGCGTGCGGCAAGGCGGTTGCGGAGATGGTGGACTAA
- a CDS encoding Zn-dependent hydrolase — protein MSRAATNLQIDSARLWGSIHETAKFGGTAKGGVRRLTLSSEDKQVRDWFRKACEDAGLEVHVDALGSQFGLRKGRDMSKLPVGIGSHLDTQPTGGKYDGILGTLGALEVIRTLNDAGIETDAPICIVNWTNEEGSRFAPAMMASAAYVGDFTTDDILSRKDVEGTTVGQALDSIGYRGDKPVGFQKLGCFVELHIEQGPILEAEDKTIGVVDSGQGVLWYDGKISGFESHAGSTPMPLRRDALATLSEIVLAMEAIAKKHGPNAVGTIGEAVIANPSRNVIPGEIAFTMDCRSADGAIMDALDRDLRAAIAEIAARRKVEVKIDLVWRKPPTHFDPKLIAAVENAAKTLGYSSRRITSGAGHDACNLNTIMPAAMVFVPCKDGISHNELEDATQPDCAAGTNVLMHTVLAIAGVAS, from the coding sequence ATGAGCCGAGCCGCCACCAATCTGCAAATCGATTCCGCCCGCCTCTGGGGCTCCATTCACGAGACCGCGAAATTCGGCGGGACGGCCAAGGGCGGCGTGCGGCGGCTGACGCTGAGCAGCGAAGACAAGCAGGTGCGCGACTGGTTCCGCAAGGCCTGCGAGGACGCCGGTCTCGAAGTGCATGTCGATGCGCTCGGCTCGCAGTTCGGCCTGCGCAAGGGCCGCGACATGTCGAAGCTGCCCGTCGGCATCGGCTCGCATCTCGACACGCAGCCGACCGGCGGCAAATATGACGGCATCCTGGGAACGCTCGGCGCGCTGGAGGTGATCCGCACGCTGAACGACGCCGGCATCGAGACCGACGCGCCGATCTGCATCGTCAACTGGACCAACGAGGAAGGCTCGCGCTTCGCGCCTGCCATGATGGCCTCCGCGGCCTACGTCGGCGATTTCACCACCGACGATATTTTGTCGCGCAAGGACGTCGAGGGCACCACTGTCGGCCAGGCGCTCGACAGCATCGGTTATCGCGGCGACAAGCCGGTCGGTTTCCAGAAGCTCGGATGTTTCGTCGAGCTGCACATCGAGCAAGGCCCGATCCTCGAGGCCGAAGACAAGACCATCGGCGTGGTCGATTCCGGCCAGGGCGTGCTGTGGTACGACGGCAAGATTTCCGGCTTCGAGAGCCATGCCGGCTCGACCCCGATGCCGCTGCGGCGCGACGCGCTGGCAACGCTGTCGGAGATCGTGCTGGCGATGGAGGCCATTGCGAAGAAGCACGGGCCGAACGCGGTCGGCACCATCGGCGAGGCCGTGATCGCAAATCCCTCGCGCAACGTCATTCCCGGCGAGATAGCCTTCACCATGGATTGCCGCAGTGCTGACGGCGCGATCATGGATGCGCTGGATCGCGATCTTCGTGCGGCAATCGCCGAGATCGCCGCGCGCCGCAAGGTCGAGGTCAAGATCGATCTGGTCTGGCGCAAGCCGCCGACGCATTTCGATCCCAAGCTGATCGCGGCGGTCGAGAACGCTGCGAAGACGCTCGGTTATTCCTCCCGCCGCATCACCTCCGGCGCCGGTCACGACGCCTGCAACCTCAACACGATCATGCCGGCAGCGATGGTGTTCGTGCCTTGCAAGGACGGCATCAGCCACAACGAGCTGGAGGACGCCACGCAGCCCGACTGTGCCGCGGGCACCAACGTCCTCATGCACACCGTGCTGGCGATCGCCGGCGTCGCGTCCTGA
- a CDS encoding putative hydro-lyase, with product MTVLVAAQQTETPDTLPSRQARLAYRGGQVGSTAGVAPGFVQGNLAILPAEYASAFHRFCQLNPKPCPIIGMSDVGSPHIPALGADLDIRTDVPRYRVWRHGEVVEEPTDVTRYWRDDLVTFVLGCSFSFEEALLDEGMPIRHIEQNVRVPMYRTNIACGEAGPFAGPMVVSMRPFKPADAIRAVQITSRYPAVHGAPVHLGHPHLIGIKDIAKPDYGDPVPVADDEIPVFWACGVTPQSVINAAKVPFAITHSPGLMLVTDLKNRNMAVI from the coding sequence ATGACTGTTTTGGTGGCAGCGCAGCAAACTGAAACACCCGACACCCTCCCGAGCCGCCAGGCGCGGCTCGCCTATCGAGGCGGCCAGGTGGGCTCCACGGCTGGTGTCGCTCCCGGCTTCGTCCAGGGCAATCTGGCGATCCTGCCCGCGGAATATGCCAGCGCCTTTCACCGCTTCTGCCAGCTCAATCCCAAGCCGTGCCCGATCATCGGCATGTCCGATGTCGGAAGCCCGCACATCCCCGCGCTCGGCGCCGACCTGGACATCCGCACCGACGTGCCGCGCTATCGCGTCTGGCGCCACGGTGAGGTGGTCGAGGAGCCGACCGACGTGACCAGATACTGGCGCGACGATCTCGTGACCTTCGTGCTCGGCTGCTCCTTCTCGTTCGAGGAGGCGCTGCTCGACGAGGGCATGCCGATCCGCCATATCGAGCAGAACGTGCGGGTGCCGATGTATCGCACCAACATCGCCTGCGGCGAGGCCGGTCCGTTCGCCGGCCCCATGGTGGTGTCGATGCGCCCCTTCAAACCGGCCGATGCGATCCGCGCGGTGCAGATCACCTCGCGCTATCCCGCCGTGCACGGCGCGCCGGTGCATCTCGGCCATCCGCACCTGATCGGCATCAAGGACATCGCCAAGCCGGATTACGGCGATCCGGTGCCGGTCGCCGACGACGAGATCCCGGTGTTCTGGGCCTGCGGCGTGACACCGCAATCGGTCATCAATGCCGCCAAGGTCCCGTTCGCGATCACGCATTCGCCTGGCCTTATGCTGGTGACGGATCTGAAGAACAGGAACATGGCCGTGA
- a CDS encoding amino acid ABC transporter permease, which produces MTSDDPRPPPRRRLAAALGPNALKGLFWQVLVVGIAVAVIAFLWSNTVTNLSARRIATGFAFLGREAGMPIADSLLAYNPRDSYLWAFVVGIANTLRVAVIGIVLATVLGTLIGISRLSANWLLSRLAAVYVETLRDIPLLLQLLFWYVLMQALPAARAAWRPVEGVFLSNRGLILPAIPVGSPQLWVIGTAVLGLAVFYLIRRWQIAQQINDGKPRPAWPFAVGLIVALPVLVSVLLGVSWTIEWPALRGFNFVGGLTLAPEYFALLLALVTYTSAFIAEIVRSGIQSVPRGQWDAANALGLRRSFMLRQIILPQALRVIVPPMTSQYLNLTKNSSLAVAIGYQDVVSIANTTLNQTGQPIEAIALIMAVFLTISLSISFFMNWYNSRIALVER; this is translated from the coding sequence GTGACATCGGATGATCCCAGACCGCCGCCGCGCCGTCGTCTCGCTGCCGCGCTTGGGCCGAACGCGTTGAAGGGCCTGTTCTGGCAGGTGCTGGTGGTCGGGATCGCGGTCGCGGTCATCGCCTTCCTCTGGTCCAACACCGTCACCAACCTCTCGGCCCGCCGCATCGCCACAGGCTTTGCGTTTCTCGGCCGCGAAGCCGGCATGCCGATCGCTGACAGCCTGCTCGCCTACAATCCGAGAGATAGCTATCTTTGGGCTTTCGTCGTCGGCATCGCCAATACCTTACGCGTCGCCGTGATCGGCATCGTGCTCGCGACCGTCCTCGGTACGCTGATCGGCATCTCGCGGTTGTCGGCGAACTGGCTGCTGTCGCGACTTGCCGCGGTCTATGTCGAAACCCTGCGTGATATCCCGCTGCTGCTCCAGCTCCTGTTCTGGTACGTGCTGATGCAGGCGCTACCGGCCGCGCGTGCGGCGTGGCGACCGGTCGAGGGCGTATTCCTGTCAAATCGCGGCCTGATCCTGCCCGCGATCCCGGTTGGCTCGCCGCAGCTCTGGGTGATTGGAACGGCGGTGCTCGGGCTTGCCGTGTTCTATCTCATCCGGCGCTGGCAGATCGCGCAGCAGATAAATGACGGCAAGCCGCGGCCGGCCTGGCCGTTTGCGGTCGGTCTGATCGTCGCACTGCCGGTGCTGGTATCCGTGCTGCTCGGCGTGTCCTGGACGATCGAGTGGCCTGCGTTGCGCGGCTTCAATTTCGTCGGCGGGCTGACGCTCGCGCCGGAATATTTCGCGCTGCTGCTTGCGCTGGTGACTTACACCTCGGCCTTCATCGCCGAGATCGTGCGCAGCGGCATCCAGTCGGTACCGCGCGGGCAGTGGGATGCCGCCAATGCGCTCGGCCTGCGCCGCAGCTTCATGCTGCGGCAGATCATCCTGCCGCAGGCTTTGCGTGTCATCGTGCCGCCGATGACGAGCCAGTATCTCAACCTGACCAAGAACTCCTCGCTCGCTGTCGCGATCGGTTACCAGGATGTGGTCTCGATCGCCAACACCACGCTGAACCAGACCGGGCAGCCGATCGAGGCGATCGCGCTGATCATGGCGGTATTCCTGACCATCAGCCTTTCGATCAGCTTCTTCATGAACTGGTACAATTCGCGCATCGCGCTGGTGGAGCGCTGA
- a CDS encoding amino acid ABC transporter permease, with the protein MTAITDIPDAPRAARRPQIGNPVLRWLRTNLFSSIPNGILSVVLLAVLGKGIFSFVQWGIANAVWLTPANDSSACRAVRGVGACWAIIPEKYRFILFGTYPFDEQWRPALSVLVFIALYYVSTRRALWRRELAYLWIGALALISVLMWGGVFGLSFVSQDRWGGLPVTLILATFGLAFGFPLGVLVALGRRSNLPAIRSLSVLYVELIRGVPLVSLLFMASVMFPLFMPNGFNIDKLLRAQIAIILFAGAYLAEVIRGGLQAVPRGQYEAADALGLSYWRKHRLIVLPQAIRHVIPPLVNTFIAFFKDTSLVLIIGIFDLLTTAKTAIIDPGWQQFSVEVYIFVAAIYFMFCFAMSRYSRSLEATGGR; encoded by the coding sequence ATGACCGCGATCACCGACATTCCGGACGCACCGCGCGCGGCCCGCCGTCCCCAGATCGGCAACCCGGTGCTGCGCTGGCTCCGCACCAATCTGTTCTCGTCGATCCCGAACGGCATCCTCTCGGTGGTGCTGCTGGCAGTGCTTGGGAAAGGCATCTTCAGTTTCGTGCAGTGGGGCATCGCCAACGCGGTCTGGCTGACGCCGGCCAACGATTCCAGCGCCTGCCGCGCCGTCCGCGGCGTCGGTGCCTGCTGGGCAATCATTCCCGAGAAATATCGCTTCATCCTGTTCGGCACCTATCCGTTCGACGAGCAGTGGCGGCCAGCGCTGTCTGTGCTGGTCTTCATCGCGCTGTACTACGTCTCCACGCGACGCGCTTTGTGGCGGCGCGAGCTTGCCTATCTCTGGATCGGCGCGCTGGCGCTGATCAGCGTGCTGATGTGGGGCGGCGTGTTCGGGCTCAGCTTCGTCTCGCAGGATCGCTGGGGCGGGTTGCCGGTGACGCTGATCCTGGCAACATTCGGTTTGGCGTTCGGCTTTCCGCTCGGCGTCCTCGTTGCGCTCGGCCGGCGCTCGAATTTGCCGGCGATCCGCTCGCTCAGCGTGCTCTATGTCGAGCTGATCCGCGGCGTCCCGTTGGTGAGCCTGTTGTTCATGGCGAGCGTCATGTTTCCGCTGTTCATGCCGAACGGCTTCAACATCGACAAGCTCCTGCGTGCGCAGATCGCGATCATCCTGTTCGCGGGGGCCTATCTTGCGGAAGTCATCCGCGGCGGGCTTCAGGCCGTGCCGCGCGGACAATATGAGGCCGCCGATGCGCTGGGGCTGTCCTATTGGCGCAAGCACCGGCTGATCGTCCTGCCGCAGGCGATCCGCCACGTCATTCCGCCGCTGGTCAACACCTTCATCGCCTTCTTCAAGGACACCAGCCTCGTGCTGATCATCGGCATCTTCGACCTGCTGACGACGGCGAAGACCGCCATCATCGATCCCGGATGGCAGCAATTCTCGGTCGAGGTCTACATCTTCGTCGCCGCGATCTATTTCATGTTTTGCTTTGCGATGTCGCGCTACAGCCGGAGTCTGGAAGCGACCGGCGGAAGGTGA
- a CDS encoding malate/lactate/ureidoglycolate dehydrogenase, which produces MADYRTIKAEPLTNAIRAIVKAGGSSDREAELVSTNLVEANLKGHDSHGVGMIPRYVQSVVNGGLAVNAHVKTVLDTGPLLTLDGLTGYGQVIGHEAMELAAERAKQNGVCLVGLSNSHHIGRIGHWAEQCIDHGLVSIHFVNVISRPIVAPWGGSDARHGTNPFCVGIPRKGKDPIVLDFATSRIAQGKTRVAHNKGVELEPGTIIDNEGKPTTNPRYTVIPPHGAILPFGEHKGSGLALVCEILGGALSGGQAVKGPSDGKHNVLNGMLSIVIDPGKLGTAENLAREVEGFVAWHTGSPPAAGVDRVKIAGEPERETKKKRLAEGIPVDPTTWQEILEAGKKFGLDQAAIEKIAG; this is translated from the coding sequence ATGGCCGACTATCGCACCATCAAGGCTGAGCCGCTCACCAACGCCATCCGCGCCATCGTCAAGGCGGGCGGGTCCTCGGACCGCGAAGCCGAACTCGTCTCCACCAATCTGGTCGAGGCCAACCTCAAGGGCCACGACTCGCACGGCGTCGGCATGATTCCGCGCTACGTCCAGAGCGTCGTCAACGGCGGCCTCGCCGTGAACGCGCACGTCAAGACCGTGCTCGACACCGGTCCGCTTCTCACCCTCGACGGCCTCACCGGCTACGGCCAGGTGATCGGTCATGAGGCGATGGAGCTGGCGGCCGAGCGCGCCAAGCAGAACGGCGTGTGCCTGGTCGGCCTCTCCAACTCGCACCACATCGGTCGCATCGGCCACTGGGCCGAGCAATGCATCGATCACGGGCTGGTCTCGATCCACTTCGTCAACGTGATCTCACGCCCGATCGTGGCGCCCTGGGGCGGCAGCGATGCGCGCCACGGCACCAACCCGTTCTGCGTCGGCATCCCGCGCAAGGGCAAGGACCCGATCGTGCTCGACTTCGCCACCAGCAGGATCGCGCAGGGCAAGACCCGCGTCGCCCACAACAAGGGCGTCGAACTCGAGCCCGGCACCATCATCGACAATGAAGGCAAACCGACCACCAATCCGCGCTACACCGTGATTCCGCCGCACGGCGCCATCCTGCCGTTCGGCGAGCACAAGGGTTCGGGGCTCGCGCTGGTGTGTGAAATCCTCGGCGGCGCGCTCTCGGGCGGACAGGCGGTCAAGGGCCCGTCCGACGGCAAGCACAACGTCCTCAACGGCATGCTCTCGATCGTCATCGACCCAGGCAAGCTCGGCACCGCCGAGAACCTCGCGCGCGAGGTCGAGGGCTTCGTCGCCTGGCACACCGGCTCGCCGCCCGCCGCGGGCGTCGACAGGGTCAAGATCGCCGGCGAGCCCGAGCGCGAGACCAAGAAGAAGCGCCTGGCCGAAGGCATTCCGGTCGATCCGACCACCTGGCAGGAGATTCTGGAGGCCGGGAAGAAGTTCGGGCTGGATCAGGCGGCGATCGAGAAGATCGCGGGCTGA